Genomic DNA from Streptomyces sp. NBC_01571:
GCCGCCGGGAGCAATACGCTGAATGAGATGTTCGACGGCACCCAGGTAGTCCGGGATGTGGTGAAGTACAGAGATGCACACCACGGCGTCGAGCGGCTCTGCGCGAAAGATTGCCTTTCCTTCAGGGTCATGGGTGACGGTGACGTACGGATTATTACGGAAACGGTGCCGAAGGACCGCCGCGCTGGGAGCGCTCATCTCCGTCACCTCGACCGTTGCCCCGGCCGCCACCAGATGGTCGGTGAAGGTTCCATGTCCGGCGCCGACCTCGAGGACCCGACATTGGCCGTTCCGCTCGATAACCTTACCCACAAGGGCGTGTACGCCCGAGATCACCCGCTCACGGATGCGGTGATGCCGAATATGTGGAGAGCCTTTCGCATAATCATGACCATCGCCGTGGGCGCGTGCTTGAAGGTGCCCAATTGTGGGCCTGCTCAAGGTTTCCGTCATGCGAGGACACTATTCCGGGGGCTGTCTCCACGGCAGGATCCGCGGAGATCAGGAAAGATAGTTCACGCATCTGGCCGCAGGAATTACGCACCGTCCTGGGCTCAGGGGGATGCGTTCTCAGCCTGTGAGTAGGAGCATGGCGGTGCTGAGATCGTGACCCGTAGTGATTGGCTGCCTCGGCGATGTTGGTCCAGCCCGCCTGGCGCATGAGCCCGATGGCGTTTGATCTCCACCGGTTGGACGGCGATGGGGGAAGAGCAGGCCGGACCGGACGATGCAGACCTCAGGGCGGCGCACCTCACGTAGGCCGTGCCCTGGCCCGGCGGTTCGAGCCTGCAGCAGGATCTACTTCCGGGGCAGCGGCCGCAGCCGCTTGCACAGTTTCTAGGCCAGTCCGAGTTGTTGGCGCAGGCCGGAGTCGGTATCGGCAGCGAAGCCCGCGATGGCCGCCAGGGACGTGGCTCCGCCGAGGACGGCGACGCTGCACAGCGCGAGCAGGGAGCCCGGGCAGCAGCGGCGGCCTCGGACCCGGCGGGGATCGGGTATCCGGCCCAGCACATCCGCAAAGCCGGTGAGGTGGAACGACTCCGGACAGGTGGAATCGGCGTCCGCGTAGTCCCGCTGCAGGACACCGATCAGGGAGGATGGCACCCGAATGTGACGCCTGTTCGTGATCAAAGGCTTCGGCAACCTTGATCACCCGGAGTCGCGTTGATGGTTTCCAGTTGGGCCGTCAACCGCAGCCGGCACCGTCGGGGCGAACCGCTCGTCTCGTCACTTGAGAACGCATTCGCCCTGACTGCTCGGACGGTGTGGTCGACTCAGCGACCCGCCCCTCTCGCGTCGTGCCGCCCTGTTTCGGAGAAATCTCCCGCAGCGGGAGAAATCTCCCACAGCCTTTCCGGGATCTACGCGCTCGCCG
This window encodes:
- a CDS encoding bifunctional 2-polyprenyl-6-hydroxyphenol methylase/3-demethylubiquinol 3-O-methyltransferase UbiG, encoding MTETLSRPTIGHLQARAHGDGHDYAKGSPHIRHHRIRERVISGVHALVGKVIERNGQCRVLEVGAGHGTFTDHLVAAGATVEVTEMSAPSAAVLRHRFRNNPYVTVTHDPEGKAIFRAEPLDAVVCISVLHHIPDYLGAVEHLIQRIAPGGVFYSIQDPLWYPRRSGLSMNLDHGAYLLWRLGQGELGRGLATRVRRLRGHYDETNEADMAEYHVVRQGVDELSLEGLLAPVFHDVELQRYWSTQSGVLQALGERFAPATTFGLFAANRR
- a CDS encoding transposase family protein; amino-acid sequence: MPSSLIGVLQRDYADADSTCPESFHLTGFADVLGRIPDPRRVRGRRCCPGSLLALCSVAVLGGATSLAAIAGFAADTDSGLRQQLGLA